In Haematobia irritans isolate KBUSLIRL chromosome 1, ASM5000362v1, whole genome shotgun sequence, a genomic segment contains:
- the LOC142242903 gene encoding uncharacterized protein LOC142242903: protein MKLFWYFALILIIELAVVQSVCGEEKSSVVADNADELKTTAIDEAKTTTLEDVDSGVEATGDLNRETRQFGRFGGRGFGRGRGFGRGFGGRFGGRFGFGGGGFYRPRPFFGGGFYRPRPFFGGGFYRPRPFFGGGFYRPPPPPFFGGGFYRPPPPPFFGPPPPPFFG from the coding sequence ATGAAATTGTTTTGGTATTTTGCTCTAATTCTAATTATAGAATTGGCCGTAGTCCAGAGTGTTTGCGGTGAAGAAAAATCTTCAGTGGTTGCGGATAATGCTGATGAACTTAAAACTACTGCTATAGATGAAGCTAAAACTACTACCCTGGAAGATGTGGACTCTGGTGTTGAGGCTACTGGTGATTTGAATCGTGAAACTCGACAATTTGGTCGATTTGGTGGCCGTGGCTTTGGGCGTGGTCGTGGCTTTGGTCGTGGATTCGGTGGTAGATTTGGTGGTAGATTTGGATTTGGTGGTGGAGGGTTTTATAGACCTCGTCCATTCTTTGGTGGTGGTTTCTATAGACCCAGACCATTTTTCGGTGGGGGATTCTATAGACCCAGGCCTTTCTTCGGCGGTGGATTTTACAGACCACCACCTCCACCATTCTTCGGTGGTGGATTTTACAGGCCTCCACCTCCACCATTCTTCGGTCCTCCTCCCCCACCTTTCTTTGGTTAa